A portion of the Plasmodium vivax scf_6644 genomic scaffold, whole genome shotgun sequence genome contains these proteins:
- a CDS encoding variable surface protein Vir17, putative (encoded by transcript PVX_018155A), with translation MSYVILFIIFFNYPFLKLMSYINSSNLNMLISRLNDKRYENCYELTLNNFRSVNETDKEALKNIGCHLVSGYRFLYXFSGEKLVSLCKYLNFWLDEQKSKHVIRNSIVSEEEWEKVENLWTKLMQVRAVDHQCKREHEEKDISDYSTRIELMSYCINRDYFKGXCQSPTGSVGFRSQKCNSFSNYTSEYYVKLIKGIDCVDKNSEIMNYKYHISGDCTLYNIPKTFPKCDENTLTIVDVDNXKTDIKRCESTANVGVGHNRLDSNNPGSVRLPAVLPYGEAGSLGVETALVDGEAPSSDDETISDDIPFDSMRLTPPSSTEVTLTDNGPSKPIYYAGLSVSGVFFTSMVFKKKKLRQTTNKHLAEQWLQRTSEYMDLNSESAHYNFPYHNIRK, from the exons atgtcatacgtaatactttttattattttttttaattatcctttcttaaaatta atGTCATATATAAATTCGTCGAACTTGAATATGTTAATTAGTAGATTGAATGACAAAAGATACGAAAATTGCTATGAACTCACTTTGAATAATTTCCGATCAGTGAATGAAACAGACAAAGaagcattaaaaaatattggaTGCCATCTTGTGTCAGGTTACAGATTTTTATATKCATTCAGTGGAGAAAAATTAGTTAGCTTGTGTAagtatttaaatttttggctAGATGAACAAAAGAGTAAACATGTAATTCGTAATTCTATTGTGTCTGAAGAAGAGTGGGAGAAAGTTGAAAATTTGTGGACAAAATTAATGCAAGTACGGGCTGTTGATCATCAATGTAAAAGAGAGCATGAAGAAAAGGATATATCCGATTATAGTACACGCATAGAGTTGATGTCTTACTGCATAAATAGAGATTATTTTAAAGGTTYATGTCAATCACCTACAGGATCCGTGGGGTTTAGATCACAAAAGTGTAACAGTTTTTCCAATTATACTAGTGaatattatgttaaattGATCAAAGGAATAGACTGTGTTGATAAAAATAGTGaaattatgaattataaatatCACATTTCTGGTGATTGTACTCTATATAATATTCCTAAAACATTTCCTAAATGCGATGAAAATACTCTAACTATTGTAGATGTTGACAATWCTAAAACAGATATAAAAAGATGCGAAAGTACTGCAAATGTAGGAGTTGGTCACAATAGATTAGATAGCAACAACCCTGGATCAGTCCGTTTACCCGCTGTATTACCTTATGGTGAAGCTGGATCGCTTGGTGTCGAAACTGCATTGGTTGATGGTGAAGCTCCATCATCTGATGATGAAACTATATCCGACGATATTCCCTTTGACTCTATGCGTCTAACTCCTCCCTCATCGACAGAAGTAACATTAACGGACAATGGTCCTTCAAAACCTATCTACTATGCTGGATTATCAGTATCAGgagtttttttcacttccatGGTTTT caaaaagaaaaaattaaggcaAACTACTAATAAACATTTAGCTGAGCAGTGGCTGCAAAGAACATCAGAATATATGGACCTGAATTCAGAAAGTGcccattataattttccttatcaTAATATTCGAAAATGA